The Pantoea phytobeneficialis genomic sequence TCTGGTGAACAAAATCCTGCGTGCCGGGAATAACCACGAGAAAGAGTACGTCGTGACGGTGGATAAACCGATCACCGATGAGTTTATTAGTGGCATGGGGGCCGGTGTCCCCATGCTCGGCACCGTGACCAAGAAATGCAAGGTGAAGAAAGAGTCGACCTTTGTGTTTCGTATCACGCTGGTCCAGGGGCTTAATCGGCAGATTCGCCGCATGACCAAACATTTTGGTTATGAAGTCACTAAGCTGGAACGTACCCGCATCATGAACGTCAATCTGAAGGGAATACCTTTGGGGGAATGGCGTGATTTAACGGACGATGAGTTAATTGAACTGTTTAAGTTGATCGAGGATTCCTCTTCGGAAGACAAATCGACGCAAAAAGCGCAGGCGAAAAAGAGCAGTGCGAAAAAACCAGCTGCCAGCGGGCCAAAGAACGGTGAAAAACCGGGCAGCAATCCTGGTGCGCGC encodes the following:
- the rluF gene encoding 23S rRNA pseudouridine(2604) synthase RluF → MLTNSSTRLNKYISESGICSRRDADRYIEQGNVFINGKRASVGAQVFAGDEVKVNGQLIEPRDAEDLVLIALNKPVGIITTMEEGERDNISDFVNHSKRVFPIGRLDKDSQGLIFLTNHGDLVNKILRAGNNHEKEYVVTVDKPITDEFISGMGAGVPMLGTVTKKCKVKKESTFVFRITLVQGLNRQIRRMTKHFGYEVTKLERTRIMNVNLKGIPLGEWRDLTDDELIELFKLIEDSSSEDKSTQKAQAKKSSAKKPAASGPKNGEKPGSNPGARKRFTQPGRKKKGR